From Lolium perenne isolate Kyuss_39 chromosome 5, Kyuss_2.0, whole genome shotgun sequence, a single genomic window includes:
- the LOC127299159 gene encoding uncharacterized protein, with product MPRSPLVSLVSFSPNSSTLLNPGVRFLASPRSDLTFCSDMKACKQIKSMGAAGTDEADIKAAAKSDAIQSRKGKKVKGKGKLAVRSNGAEKPKTHALSDVTRGLAVMSEDELLPLYTYQDIFWMNNFPGVYDRPSVHAIHQKAAENWKFLSDSDKAPYVAKARVNKILIAKANEIKKMAWDCGGGAPPSFSTAPDSPHGWSQDGPQE from the exons ATGCCCCGATCGCCTCTCGTCTCTCTCGTTTCCTTTTCCCCGAACTCCAGTACCCTCCTCAATCCGGGCGTTCGATTCCTGGCTTCGCCTCGCAGCGATCTCACCTTTTGTTCAGACATGAAGGCTTGCAAGCAGATCAAATCCATGGGAGCCGCCGGCACGGACGAGGCCGACATCAA GGCGGCAGCGAAAAGCGATGCAATCCAATCGAGGAAGGGGAAGAAGGTCAAGGGCAAGGGCAA GTTGGCGGTGAGGAGCAATGGAGCGGAGAAGCCTAAGACCCATGCCCTTTCGGATGTTACACGCGGGTTGGCGGTGATGTCAGAGGATGAATTGCTCCCGCTGTACACCTACCA GGATATCTTTTGGATGAACAACTTCCCTGGCGTCTATGACAGGCCGTCCGTACATGCT ATTCATCAGAAAGCTGCTGAAAACTGGAAATTCCTTAGTGATTCG GACAAGGCCCCTTATGTAGCCAAGGCACGTGTGAACAAAATACTCATAGCTAAGGCTAACGAGATCaagaag ATGGCATGGGATTGCGGCGGCGGTGCCCCTCCCTCCTTTAGCACGGCGCCAGATAGCCCACACGGTTGGTCGCAGGATGGACCACAAGAGTAG
- the LOC139831480 gene encoding uncharacterized protein, protein MALFKDCLNDCGMVDMGYSGPMFTWSNKQDGDDLVRVRLDRAVANGAFTAAFDDYVVENIITTTSDHFALLVRLQNSVEIKEKKPVQSGFRFEAAWLRAPDYRDTLERAWAEADVGPKSLQATWANLHSVTASLQDWSRASFGVVKKKIRQLEHKLKIIRLAPCSPSVLAKSRDVERELCELFEREEVMSRQRSRVEWLKAGDRNSAFFHARASARRRTNKVRALIREDGSRCEDIDEIKVMTENFMGNLFTSEPCESDMVLDAIESKVTDGMNEDLVKPKQKAKRPFFALKIDMMKAYDRVEWGYLHDVLCKLGFAPAWISVVMRCVTHVRYAVRVNGELTSPVVPSRGIRQGDSISPYLFVLCTEGLSSLLLQKENVGVLQGVCNGRSGPPISHLLFADDSIFFSRNDSKSVDALKETLNRYCEGSGQKINMDKSSVFFDPHCTDSVKMDVMARLGVANEALQESYLAYQLLYC, encoded by the exons ATGGCGTTATTTAAGGATTGCTTGAATGATTGTGGCATGGTGGACATGGGCTACTCTGGCCCTATGTTTACGTGGTCAAACAAGCAAGATGGAGATGATCTAGTCCGTGTGCGGCTTgatagagctgtagctaatggtgCTTTTACTGCAGCTTTTGATGATTACGTAGTGGAGAATATTATCACAACTACTTCAGATCATTTTGCTTTGCTCGTCCGCCTCCAAAATTCGGTAGAAATTAAAGAAAAGAAGCCAGTTCAGTCAGGTTTCAGATTTGAGGCTGCATGGCTGCGTGCGCCAGATTACCGGGACACTTTGGAGCGGGCCTGGGCCGAGGCCGATGTTGGGCCGAAATCCTTGCAGGCGACTTGGGCTAATCTTCATTCGGTGACCGCCTCGCTACAAGATTGGAGCCGGGCCTCCTTTGGTGTGGTGAAGAAAAAGATTCGCCAGCTAGAGCATAAATTGAAAATTATTCGTTTGGCGCCTTGTAGCCCTTCTGTGCTCGCCAAGTCAAGGGATGTGGAACGAGAGTTGTGTGAGCTCTTTGAGCGGGAAGAAGTGATGTCACGACAGAGGTCCCGTGTGGAATGGTTGAAGGCGGGTGATCGGAACTCCGCATTTTTCCATGCTCGCGCTTCTGCTCGCCGACGCACTAATAAAGTCCGAGCACTGATCCGGGAGGATGGATCAAGGTGTGAGGACATTGATGAGATAAAGGTAATGACCGAGAATTTTATGGGCAACTTATTTACTTCTGAACCTTGTGAGTCAGATATGGTTCTTGATGCTATTGAATCCAAAGTCACGGATGGAATGAATGAAGATCTTGTGAAACC GAAGCAGAAAGCAAAACGACCTTTCTTTGCGCTCAAGATTGATATGATGAAGGCCTACGACCGTGTTGAATGGGGATATTTGCACGACGTCCTTTGCAAGTTGGGTTTTGCACCAGCATGGATTTCTGTAGTTATGAGATGTGTTACCCATGTTCGTTATGCAGTTCGGGTGAATGGAGAGCTCACCTCGCCTGTTGTTCCCTCTCGTGGAATCCGTCAAGGAGATTCTATAAGTCCATATTTATTCGTGCTCTGTACTGAAGGGTTGTCTAGTCTGCTTTTACAAAAGGAGAATGTGGGGGTTCTACAAGGAGTCTGTAATGGTCGTTCTGGCCCACCTATTTCCCACCTCCTATTCGCAGATGATAGCATATTCTTCTCTCGGAATGACTCGAAGAGTGTGGATGCACTGAAGGAGACCCTTAACCGATATTGCGAAGGTTCTGGCCAGAAGATAAACATGGATAAGTCTTCTGTCTTCTTTGATCCGCACTGTACTGACAGTGTTAAAATGGATGTCATGGCTCGGCTAGGAGTTGCCAATGAAGCCCTTCAGGAAAGCTATTTGG CGTATCAACTCCTCTACTGTTGA